In Halobacteriovorax marinus SJ, the following proteins share a genomic window:
- the dnaE gene encoding DNA polymerase III subunit alpha, protein MSENESSSLLETHPNSFVHLHLHTQYSLLDGAIRLKDLIPAAKEMGVPAIAQTDHGNMFGAIDFYKRCKSAGIKPILGSEIYFTPGSRFDRKSARRSARVSNQDEEESNHHIHHLILLAKNNIGYQNLCKLLSRAYLEGFYYKPRADIELLKEYSEGLICTTACLKGEVGYNFFTGQDEKAVRAIEKLQEVFGYEDFYLEIQENGIPEQADVNRKVLEYAKEKKVKVVATNDAHYMTPEDATAQEVLLCIQTGKSFADENRMKMTSQEFYYKSPEKMREQFHYAPEACDATLEIADKCNVELNWTDEQGNQIYHLPDYPIDTGETEDDYFRRMCKEGLEERFRGPHFTKLVSEDNWKAELEPKYWERLKYEVDMIIEMGFPGYFLIVADFIQWSKNNGIPVGPGRGSGAGSLAAYAMTITNIDPLPYNLLFERFINPERISMPDFDVDFCQAGRQRVIEYVTEKYGEEKVGQIITFGKLQAKAVVKDVSRVFDLSFAEANMLSKLIPDELGINLEKAIEMEPKIQELIDTDSKIRQIFTISRRLEGLYRHAGIHAAGVIITSKPLVEYCPLFKGAKGEKVVQFDKDFSEEIGLVKFDFLGLKTLTVIDYASKFVQRDHVKDFDIEEIDYEDKKVYDFIGDGNTIGVFQLESSGMIDLCKRIMPDSIDDITAINALYRPGPMGSGMHDQFVEIKHGRQKEHYAFEELRPLLKDTYGIIVYQEQVMNIARVLAGYTLGQADILRKAMGKKKIALIEEHREIFLKGAAERGFDVEKAGELYQLMASFAEYGFNKSHAVAYSYISFQTAFLKYYYPACFFAGLLSTELSNTDKVTVYINDAKNHGVEVLPPDVNESLWLFNVIGQNIRFGMGAIKNVGENAVEELVREREENGPFKGFIDFCTRVSLKIVNNRVIESLIKVGAFDECETKLNRKTMLENAELIVTYAKKLQHEKELGQVSLFDMGGSSSDDDGSNDPMKMLDIQITNDFDDREKLAYEAQLMGIYVSGHPLDRYSDIMGKLASMDIAAARDLTGGDKREMMLAGLISEKRDIMTKKGDRMCFAQLEDLSGKIECIVFPKVFAEFGELLSGDEPVLMSGNVNLAEEPRKFFPTNVKLLKDQAEDRVTSIRINVKMEELTETKLDRFKQVLLSYRGSVPAHVIFSANDGRARLPLGEDFLVNPTPQMAARVNELFNGNSVQFIVDGRVEDPAMQ, encoded by the coding sequence ATGAGTGAAAACGAATCTTCATCGCTTCTAGAGACACATCCAAATAGCTTTGTTCATCTTCATTTGCACACCCAGTACTCGCTACTCGACGGTGCTATAAGATTGAAGGATTTAATTCCTGCGGCTAAGGAGATGGGTGTTCCAGCGATAGCTCAAACCGATCATGGAAATATGTTTGGAGCTATTGATTTTTATAAGCGTTGTAAGTCTGCGGGAATCAAACCGATCCTAGGTTCTGAAATTTATTTCACGCCTGGTTCGAGATTTGACCGAAAGTCTGCAAGAAGATCTGCCCGTGTATCAAACCAAGATGAAGAAGAGTCTAATCACCACATTCATCACCTTATTCTCTTGGCAAAGAATAATATAGGTTATCAAAATTTATGTAAGCTACTTTCAAGGGCCTACCTTGAAGGTTTCTATTATAAGCCTCGCGCTGATATTGAACTATTGAAAGAATACTCTGAAGGTCTTATTTGTACGACTGCTTGCTTGAAAGGTGAAGTTGGCTACAACTTCTTTACTGGGCAAGATGAGAAGGCCGTGCGTGCGATTGAAAAGCTGCAAGAAGTATTTGGTTATGAAGACTTCTACTTAGAGATTCAGGAAAACGGAATCCCAGAGCAAGCTGATGTAAACCGTAAGGTTTTAGAGTACGCTAAGGAAAAGAAAGTAAAAGTTGTGGCCACTAATGATGCCCACTATATGACTCCGGAAGACGCTACAGCGCAAGAAGTTTTACTCTGTATTCAGACGGGAAAATCTTTTGCCGATGAAAATAGAATGAAGATGACTTCACAGGAGTTCTACTACAAGTCACCAGAGAAAATGCGTGAGCAATTTCACTATGCACCTGAAGCATGTGATGCAACTTTAGAGATTGCTGATAAATGTAATGTTGAGCTGAACTGGACAGATGAACAAGGTAATCAAATTTATCACCTTCCTGACTATCCGATTGATACGGGTGAGACGGAAGACGATTACTTTAGAAGAATGTGTAAGGAAGGCCTTGAAGAAAGATTTAGAGGACCGCACTTTACCAAATTAGTGAGTGAAGATAATTGGAAGGCTGAGCTTGAACCAAAGTATTGGGAGAGATTAAAGTACGAAGTCGATATGATTATCGAGATGGGATTTCCTGGTTACTTTCTCATCGTTGCGGACTTTATTCAGTGGTCAAAGAATAATGGAATTCCAGTTGGGCCAGGTCGAGGTTCCGGTGCAGGATCTCTAGCGGCCTACGCTATGACTATTACAAATATTGACCCTCTTCCATACAATCTTCTATTTGAAAGATTTATCAACCCTGAACGTATCTCTATGCCTGACTTTGACGTTGACTTCTGTCAGGCAGGTCGCCAAAGAGTGATTGAGTATGTAACAGAGAAATACGGTGAAGAGAAAGTTGGTCAGATTATTACCTTTGGTAAGTTACAGGCCAAGGCCGTAGTTAAAGACGTCTCACGCGTTTTTGACCTCTCTTTCGCCGAAGCAAATATGTTATCAAAGCTTATTCCTGATGAACTTGGAATCAATCTTGAGAAGGCCATTGAGATGGAGCCTAAGATTCAAGAGCTGATTGATACAGACTCAAAGATTAGACAGATCTTTACAATCTCTAGAAGACTTGAGGGTCTTTACCGCCACGCAGGGATTCACGCTGCAGGTGTTATCATTACCAGTAAACCACTTGTTGAATATTGTCCTTTATTTAAAGGGGCGAAGGGCGAGAAGGTTGTTCAATTTGATAAAGACTTCTCAGAAGAAATTGGTCTGGTTAAGTTTGACTTCTTAGGGCTAAAAACACTTACAGTTATTGATTACGCTTCAAAGTTTGTTCAAAGAGATCATGTTAAAGATTTTGATATTGAAGAAATTGATTACGAAGATAAGAAAGTTTATGACTTCATTGGAGACGGTAATACGATTGGTGTCTTCCAATTAGAATCATCTGGGATGATTGATCTCTGTAAGAGAATTATGCCAGATAGTATTGATGATATTACCGCCATTAACGCTCTCTATAGACCGGGGCCAATGGGTTCTGGGATGCACGATCAATTCGTGGAGATTAAGCACGGTAGACAAAAAGAGCATTACGCGTTTGAAGAGTTAAGACCTCTTTTAAAAGATACTTACGGCATTATTGTTTATCAAGAACAGGTTATGAATATTGCCCGAGTGCTGGCCGGATATACTCTTGGTCAAGCGGATATTTTAAGAAAGGCGATGGGGAAGAAGAAGATTGCCTTGATTGAAGAGCATAGGGAGATCTTTTTAAAGGGTGCAGCTGAAAGAGGTTTTGACGTAGAAAAAGCGGGAGAGCTCTATCAACTGATGGCCAGCTTTGCGGAATATGGTTTCAATAAATCTCACGCCGTTGCTTATTCATATATCTCATTTCAAACTGCATTTTTAAAATACTATTATCCAGCGTGCTTCTTTGCAGGACTTCTTTCTACAGAATTATCAAATACGGATAAAGTTACAGTTTATATTAACGACGCTAAAAACCATGGAGTCGAGGTTCTACCTCCAGACGTAAATGAATCGCTTTGGCTCTTCAATGTTATTGGACAGAATATACGTTTTGGAATGGGTGCCATTAAGAACGTTGGTGAAAACGCTGTAGAAGAACTTGTTCGAGAGAGAGAAGAGAACGGACCTTTCAAAGGGTTTATTGATTTCTGTACTCGTGTCTCTCTTAAGATCGTGAACAATAGAGTTATAGAGTCTCTGATTAAAGTTGGTGCATTTGATGAGTGCGAAACAAAGCTTAACCGTAAGACCATGCTTGAAAATGCTGAACTCATTGTGACTTATGCTAAGAAACTTCAACATGAAAAAGAGCTTGGTCAAGTAAGTCTCTTTGATATGGGTGGTTCCTCTAGTGATGATGACGGGTCAAATGATCCGATGAAGATGCTCGATATTCAAATTACAAATGACTTTGATGATAGAGAGAAGCTTGCTTATGAAGCTCAGTTGATGGGGATTTATGTCTCTGGTCATCCTCTAGATCGATATAGCGATATTATGGGGAAATTGGCCTCTATGGATATTGCTGCCGCTAGAGATTTAACTGGTGGAGATAAGAGAGAGATGATGCTCGCAGGTCTAATATCTGAGAAGAGAGATATTATGACGAAGAAGGGTGATCGTATGTGCTTTGCTCAGCTTGAAGATCTCTCGGGTAAGATTGAATGTATTGTATTTCCTAAGGTTTTTGCCGAGTTTGGGGAGCTTCTTTCTGGAGACGAGCCGGTTCTGATGAGTGGAAATGTTAATTTGGCCGAGGAGCCGAGGAAGTTTTTCCCTACTAACGTGAAATTATTGAAAGATCAGGCCGAGGACAGGGTTACTTCAATTCGAATTAATGTTAAAATGGAGGAGCTAACGGAGACGAAACTTGATCGTTTTAAGCAAGTACTCCTTAGTTATAGAGGAAGCGTTCCTGCGCATGTTATTTTTAGTGCGAACGATGGAAGAGCTAGACTGCCCCTCGGTGAGGACTTTCTAGTGAACCCAACACCGCAGATGGCAGCGAGAGTGAACGAATTATTTAATGGAAATTCAGTTCAGTTTATTGTTGATGGGAGAGTTGAAGATCCGGCCATGCAATAA
- a CDS encoding DUF3943 domain-containing protein, with the protein MFKSLLLIPALVLSISTASANSDNEVQLDDWMFNPLSKFVTEDQWKKITDDMYEEKIKKEKQARMFGEGKIITVDTRDQKECKSLQETLKRTTAASNSELEKLCQQDEKKPYTSFVVVGDQNRTYLSLNGLSDRQRKLAEQTRNFTALGAAAIGLLWVMPESVSKWDKDEITSTGLGNKWKENVQEGPVVDKDDWMINYIGHPISGAAYYTVARHAGFNKMESFGYSVMMSTFFWEYGFEAFAETPSIQDLLITPIIGSLMGEAMFSMEQKIKDNGGKLFGSEKVGGFAMALMNPAGAMLDGINGFFETEVIKSSRTYLYTQGPSQNRFGSDNFEIQDSVIGIGIELKF; encoded by the coding sequence ATGTTTAAGTCGCTCCTACTTATCCCGGCCCTAGTGCTATCTATTTCTACGGCATCGGCCAATTCAGATAATGAAGTCCAATTAGATGATTGGATGTTCAATCCATTATCTAAATTTGTAACAGAAGATCAGTGGAAGAAAATTACTGACGATATGTACGAGGAAAAAATAAAGAAAGAGAAGCAAGCAAGAATGTTTGGTGAAGGGAAAATTATCACTGTTGATACTAGAGATCAAAAAGAGTGTAAGTCACTTCAAGAAACTTTAAAAAGAACAACTGCTGCTTCAAATAGTGAACTAGAGAAATTATGTCAACAAGACGAGAAGAAGCCATACACATCTTTTGTCGTTGTTGGAGATCAAAATAGAACTTACCTATCATTAAATGGTTTATCCGATAGACAAAGAAAACTAGCAGAGCAAACAAGAAACTTCACAGCGCTTGGTGCTGCTGCAATTGGTTTACTTTGGGTAATGCCAGAGTCTGTATCAAAGTGGGACAAAGATGAAATTACGAGTACAGGTCTTGGTAATAAGTGGAAAGAAAATGTTCAAGAAGGACCTGTTGTAGATAAAGATGACTGGATGATTAATTATATTGGTCACCCAATCTCAGGAGCTGCGTACTATACAGTTGCTAGACACGCAGGCTTTAATAAAATGGAATCATTTGGATATAGTGTAATGATGTCTACTTTCTTCTGGGAATATGGATTTGAAGCTTTCGCTGAAACACCTTCAATCCAAGATCTTCTCATTACTCCTATTATTGGATCACTTATGGGTGAAGCAATGTTCTCAATGGAGCAAAAAATTAAAGATAATGGAGGAAAGCTATTTGGATCAGAAAAAGTTGGTGGTTTTGCAATGGCGCTAATGAATCCAGCAGGAGCGATGCTAGATGGAATTAATGGCTTCTTTGAAACAGAAGTTATTAAGAGTTCAAGAACATATCTCTACACGCAAGGACCTTCACAGAATAGATTTGGATCAGATAATTTCGAGATTCAAGATTCTGTTATTGGTATAGGAATCGAATTAAAATTCTAA
- the guaA gene encoding glutamine-hydrolyzing GMP synthase — protein sequence MKSEKLIDRKIWIVDFGSQYTQLITRKSRELGYSSEIITLKECRELFANDQLPDALVLSGGPQSVFEDENDYSFIFNHQDLPILGICYGMQILGKFFEGNVERGTIGEYGHATIEFTKGHEFESCPDNINVWMSHSDHISIVPKDFEVAIKSGNGLIAGIEHKKRKILGLQFHPEVEHSDHGKDILNHFYKNIAKLNADWNASEMLEEATEMVRAIGDKKVLCAFSGGVDSLVAAMLSHRVLGDNLYCFFVDHGLLRPQDLGHIKLLQEKLPLNIEIIDVKDLFLSKLKGLSDPEEKRKMIGNTFIEVFEKKVHEFEESHGINFDYLLQGTLYPDVIESISPHEEDGKSVTIKSHHNVGGLPERMKLKLLEPLRHLFKDEVRKLGEELSLEHNWVYRHPFPGPGLGIRILGEIFPESITKVQESDQILFEELHRSGLYESTWQALTVLLPIKTVGVKGDSRAYEEVICLRMVNSSDGMTATWSDMPRDFLSKVSSRITNEVKGVTRVVYDITSKPPGTIEWE from the coding sequence ATGAAAAGCGAAAAACTTATAGATCGTAAAATTTGGATTGTAGATTTTGGTTCACAATATACTCAGCTCATAACTAGAAAGTCTAGAGAGCTAGGGTACTCTAGTGAGATTATAACTTTGAAAGAGTGTCGTGAATTATTTGCAAACGATCAGCTTCCAGATGCCCTTGTTCTAAGTGGGGGACCACAATCAGTCTTTGAAGATGAGAATGATTACTCTTTTATATTTAACCATCAAGACCTTCCAATTCTTGGTATTTGTTATGGTATGCAGATACTTGGAAAGTTCTTTGAAGGAAATGTAGAGAGGGGAACGATCGGAGAGTATGGACACGCCACAATTGAATTTACCAAGGGGCATGAGTTTGAAAGTTGTCCAGACAATATTAACGTTTGGATGAGTCACTCTGATCATATTTCTATTGTGCCAAAAGACTTTGAAGTTGCAATTAAAAGTGGGAATGGATTAATTGCAGGAATTGAACATAAGAAGAGAAAGATTCTAGGTCTTCAATTTCACCCTGAAGTTGAACATAGTGATCATGGAAAGGATATCTTAAATCACTTCTATAAAAATATTGCTAAGCTCAATGCTGACTGGAATGCAAGTGAGATGTTAGAAGAGGCCACTGAAATGGTCAGAGCTATTGGAGATAAGAAAGTTCTCTGTGCTTTTTCTGGAGGGGTTGATTCATTAGTGGCAGCGATGCTCTCCCACAGAGTTTTAGGAGATAATCTATATTGCTTCTTTGTTGATCACGGTTTGTTGCGTCCACAAGACTTAGGTCACATTAAGTTACTGCAAGAGAAGTTACCTCTTAATATTGAAATTATTGACGTAAAAGACTTATTTCTTTCAAAGTTGAAAGGTCTTTCTGATCCTGAAGAGAAGAGAAAGATGATTGGAAATACTTTTATTGAAGTCTTTGAAAAAAAGGTTCATGAATTTGAAGAGAGTCATGGGATAAACTTTGATTACCTCTTACAGGGAACTCTCTATCCCGACGTCATTGAATCTATTTCTCCTCATGAAGAGGATGGAAAGTCTGTTACAATTAAATCTCATCATAATGTGGGTGGGCTTCCAGAGAGAATGAAACTTAAATTACTAGAGCCTCTTCGACATTTGTTTAAAGACGAAGTTCGAAAACTTGGTGAGGAACTGAGCCTAGAACATAATTGGGTTTATAGACATCCATTTCCAGGACCTGGTTTAGGAATTAGAATATTGGGAGAGATTTTTCCCGAATCTATAACAAAGGTTCAAGAGTCCGATCAAATTCTCTTTGAAGAATTACATCGAAGTGGACTATATGAATCGACATGGCAGGCGTTAACTGTTCTTCTTCCAATTAAAACAGTTGGTGTAAAAGGGGATTCACGAGCGTATGAGGAAGTGATTTGCCTGAGAATGGTAAATAGTTCTGATGGTATGACGGCTACATGGTCTGATATGCCAAGAGATTTTCTTTCTAAAGTTTCCTCGAGAATTACAAATGAAGTGAAGGGTGTTACGAGAGTTGTCTATGATATAACCTCTAAGCCGCCTGGAACTATAGAGTGGGAATAA
- the guaB gene encoding IMP dehydrogenase yields the protein MNNLTPKLALTYDDVLIKPGYSEILPADANLKSKFSKNIDLNIPIVSAAMDTVTEGRAAIVLAQQGGIGVVHKNLSPEDQAKEVRKVKKFEAGMVLDPVTVSPEATLSDVFSLARERKVTGMPVVDRDNICVGIITSRDTRFESDLSVKVKDIMTTGDRLITAEKGIDPDKAQALLHKHRIEKLPVLDEKGRLAGLITIKDIMKKSDFPNSNQDKYGRLRVAAAMGVGDKEFDRAIRLVEAGVDALVVDTAHGHSKGVVEMVKRLKDTFAEVDIVAGNVATAKACADLAKAGADGVKVGIGPGSICTTRVVAGIGVPQLGAILECAIECKKLKIPMIADGGIKYSGDIVKAIAAGASCVMLGSLFAGCDESPGEMILYQGRHYKVYRGMGSLGAMALGSKDRYGQGAVDEIQKLVPEGIEGQVPYRGSLASNIYQMLGGLRAGMGYVGAQTIELLQERAEFIQITQASLKESHPHDVMITKEAPNYQKS from the coding sequence ATGAACAATTTAACACCAAAGCTTGCTTTGACTTACGATGATGTTTTAATCAAACCTGGCTACTCTGAAATCTTACCTGCAGATGCAAATTTAAAATCAAAATTCTCAAAGAATATAGATCTCAATATCCCAATTGTTTCTGCTGCAATGGATACTGTGACCGAAGGAAGAGCAGCTATTGTCTTGGCCCAACAGGGTGGAATAGGTGTGGTTCACAAGAATCTCTCACCAGAGGATCAAGCAAAGGAAGTGCGAAAAGTTAAAAAGTTTGAAGCGGGGATGGTCTTAGATCCAGTAACTGTTTCCCCTGAGGCAACACTATCTGATGTCTTTTCACTTGCTAGAGAGAGAAAGGTTACAGGTATGCCAGTAGTAGATAGAGATAATATTTGTGTTGGTATTATTACGAGTAGAGATACTCGTTTTGAATCAGACTTATCTGTAAAGGTAAAAGATATTATGACCACTGGTGATAGACTTATCACTGCAGAGAAGGGAATTGATCCTGATAAAGCACAGGCCCTTCTTCATAAACATCGTATTGAAAAACTTCCAGTCTTAGATGAAAAGGGAAGGCTAGCGGGCTTAATAACGATAAAAGATATTATGAAGAAAAGTGACTTTCCAAACTCAAATCAAGATAAGTATGGACGTCTAAGAGTTGCAGCAGCAATGGGTGTTGGAGATAAGGAATTTGATCGTGCAATTAGATTAGTAGAGGCTGGAGTTGATGCTTTAGTTGTAGACACTGCCCATGGACACTCAAAGGGTGTTGTTGAAATGGTTAAGAGGTTGAAAGATACTTTTGCTGAAGTTGATATTGTGGCAGGAAATGTAGCGACAGCAAAGGCCTGCGCAGACTTGGCTAAAGCTGGGGCTGATGGTGTTAAAGTTGGAATTGGACCTGGTTCAATTTGTACAACGAGAGTTGTCGCGGGAATAGGTGTTCCTCAATTAGGCGCAATCTTAGAGTGCGCTATCGAATGTAAAAAATTAAAGATCCCTATGATTGCAGATGGTGGAATCAAATATTCTGGTGATATCGTAAAGGCCATTGCGGCAGGAGCTAGCTGTGTCATGCTAGGTTCTCTCTTTGCTGGTTGTGATGAATCTCCTGGAGAGATGATTCTTTACCAAGGAAGACATTATAAAGTTTATAGAGGAATGGGGTCTCTTGGTGCTATGGCACTTGGGTCTAAAGATCGTTATGGTCAAGGCGCAGTAGATGAAATTCAAAAACTCGTTCCAGAGGGAATAGAGGGGCAAGTTCCTTATAGAGGATCTCTCGCTTCTAATATCTATCAAATGCTCGGAGGATTACGAGCGGGAATGGGTTATGTTGGAGCGCAGACAATTGAGCTTTTACAAGAGAGAGCTGAGTTTATACAAATCACTCAAGCTTCTTTAAAAGAGTCACATCCACACGATGTGATGATCACTAAAGAAGCACCTAATTATCAAAAGTCGTAG
- a CDS encoding tetratricopeptide repeat protein, with protein MYKAIKLTVFATLVTSVTSCGFMNHIEERSAQINHQEDTILQLSKEKRELKYEISKLKTEIAALETKNQYLSVQLKESMGEKPARKIASVAPVYDTGDMVKFDVYKWTPEQMLAVAKKEFSLKNFEKSAQFFDTYKHQFPTKKMDDQFLFQAGVAAFESGNHYDWAITNFEKLVEAYPTSEFYRGSKLWMALANLKIGNEDKFFSAAEEFRKKYRNTPEWKILSSHYEKIVQRHKKN; from the coding sequence ATGTATAAGGCCATAAAATTAACAGTTTTTGCAACTCTAGTCACCAGTGTAACTTCATGTGGTTTCATGAATCATATCGAAGAGAGATCGGCACAAATTAATCATCAAGAGGATACAATTCTCCAACTCTCAAAAGAGAAGAGAGAATTAAAGTATGAGATTTCTAAATTAAAGACAGAGATTGCAGCACTTGAAACTAAGAACCAATATTTAAGCGTTCAATTAAAAGAGTCAATGGGTGAGAAACCAGCTCGAAAAATTGCTTCTGTTGCACCAGTTTATGACACTGGAGATATGGTTAAGTTTGATGTTTATAAGTGGACACCTGAGCAAATGCTGGCTGTAGCTAAGAAAGAATTTTCTCTAAAGAACTTTGAAAAGTCTGCTCAGTTCTTTGATACATATAAGCACCAATTTCCAACAAAGAAAATGGATGACCAATTCTTATTTCAAGCAGGAGTTGCTGCATTTGAATCGGGAAATCACTATGATTGGGCAATCACTAATTTTGAAAAATTAGTTGAAGCTTACCCAACTTCAGAATTCTATAGAGGTTCTAAGTTATGGATGGCTTTGGCCAATTTAAAAATAGGTAATGAAGATAAATTCTTTAGTGCAGCTGAGGAATTTAGAAAAAAATATAGAAACACTCCTGAATGGAAAATACTGAGTTCACACTATGAGAAAATTGTACAAAGACACAAAAAGAATTAG
- a CDS encoding ABC transporter substrate-binding protein, giving the protein MRDFPKSIVCLTEESVEVLYALGRSELIVGVSAFVERPKEAKKKKRVCAFTSANLKKIVSMNADLILGFSDIQKDIARDLIAMGQNVFIANHRSVEGILNYISMLGHMIGEGEKTSSYIEELENKISMARARASEFKHRPKVYIEEWDNPLICGIQWFSEIVEICGGEVIHMDKSMNSLATDRFITNEEVVAANPDIIFACWCGKKVVFNHIYEREGYTEISAVKNAQVFELKPEIFLQPGPAPIVSGIDQLLDIFEKYQELYK; this is encoded by the coding sequence GTGAGAGATTTTCCAAAGTCTATAGTTTGTCTAACTGAAGAGAGTGTAGAGGTTCTCTACGCTCTGGGAAGAAGTGAGTTAATAGTAGGTGTTTCGGCCTTTGTTGAGAGGCCCAAAGAGGCGAAGAAGAAAAAGAGAGTTTGTGCTTTCACTAGTGCTAATCTCAAAAAGATTGTCTCAATGAATGCTGATCTCATTCTGGGCTTTTCTGATATTCAAAAAGACATAGCTAGGGATTTAATTGCTATGGGACAAAATGTCTTTATTGCAAATCATCGCTCTGTGGAGGGGATTCTAAACTATATTTCTATGCTTGGGCATATGATTGGCGAAGGGGAAAAGACCTCAAGCTATATTGAAGAGCTTGAGAATAAAATTTCGATGGCCCGAGCAAGAGCGTCTGAGTTTAAACATAGACCCAAAGTTTATATAGAGGAGTGGGATAACCCTCTCATTTGCGGTATTCAATGGTTTAGTGAGATTGTCGAAATTTGTGGTGGAGAAGTTATACATATGGATAAGAGTATGAACTCCCTTGCTACAGATAGATTTATAACTAATGAAGAAGTTGTGGCGGCCAATCCAGATATTATCTTCGCTTGCTGGTGTGGAAAGAAAGTCGTCTTTAATCATATTTACGAAAGAGAGGGTTACACAGAAATCTCAGCGGTCAAAAATGCTCAAGTTTTCGAATTGAAACCTGAGATTTTCCTACAACCCGGTCCAGCTCCAATAGTCTCTGGAATTGATCAACTACTTGATATATTTGAAAAATATCAAGAGCTCTATAAATAA